Proteins encoded within one genomic window of Nonomuraea gerenzanensis:
- a CDS encoding lipid-transfer protein, which yields MSTAIAGIGATEFSKESGRSELRLAAEAVLAALDDAGLSPADVDGLVTYSQDANQEIAVARETGIGELTFFSRVEYGGGAACGTVAHAAMAVATGAARTVVCYRAFNERSGRRFGRPNAGLTGQPSSQGLEMSWHVPYGLMTPAAWVAMFARRYMHVYDATSEDFGRVAVAMRRHAATNPAAWFHGRPITLEEHQASRWIVEPLHLLDCCQESDGAVALVVTSTERARDLRRSPAVIAAAAQGAGAGQLMMTSYYRDDLTGLPEMSVVGRRLWELSGLSPADIQTAILYDHFTPFVLTQLEELGFCGRGEAPGFLADGGIELDGRLPVNPHGGQLGEAYIHGMNGIAEAVRQIRGTAVNQLPNVGNVLVTAGTGVPTSGLILSAD from the coding sequence GTGAGCACGGCCATCGCCGGCATCGGCGCCACCGAGTTCAGCAAGGAGTCGGGGCGCTCGGAGCTGCGGCTCGCCGCCGAGGCCGTGCTGGCGGCGCTGGACGACGCCGGCCTGTCGCCCGCCGACGTGGACGGCCTGGTCACCTACAGCCAGGACGCCAACCAGGAGATCGCCGTCGCCAGGGAGACGGGCATCGGCGAGCTGACCTTCTTCTCCCGCGTCGAGTACGGCGGCGGCGCGGCCTGCGGCACCGTCGCGCACGCCGCCATGGCGGTGGCCACCGGCGCGGCCCGCACGGTCGTCTGCTACCGGGCGTTCAACGAGCGCTCGGGCCGCCGCTTCGGCCGGCCGAACGCGGGGCTCACCGGGCAGCCCAGCTCCCAGGGGCTGGAGATGAGCTGGCACGTGCCGTACGGGCTGATGACGCCGGCGGCGTGGGTGGCCATGTTCGCGCGCCGCTACATGCACGTCTACGACGCCACCTCGGAGGACTTCGGCCGCGTGGCGGTGGCCATGCGCAGGCACGCCGCCACCAATCCGGCCGCGTGGTTCCACGGGCGGCCGATCACGCTGGAGGAGCACCAGGCGTCCCGGTGGATCGTGGAGCCGCTGCACCTGCTCGACTGCTGCCAGGAGAGCGACGGGGCGGTCGCGCTCGTCGTGACCTCCACCGAACGCGCCCGCGACCTGCGGCGCTCCCCGGCCGTCATCGCCGCAGCGGCTCAGGGCGCGGGTGCCGGGCAGCTGATGATGACCAGTTACTACCGCGACGACCTGACCGGGCTGCCGGAGATGTCCGTCGTCGGCCGCCGCCTCTGGGAGCTCTCCGGCCTGTCACCGGCCGACATCCAGACGGCCATCCTGTACGACCACTTCACCCCGTTCGTCCTGACGCAACTGGAGGAGCTGGGCTTCTGCGGGCGCGGCGAGGCGCCCGGGTTCCTCGCCGACGGCGGCATCGAGCTGGACGGGCGCCTCCCGGTCAACCCGCACGGAGGACAGCTCGGAGAGGCCTACATCCACGGCATGAACGGCATCGCCGAGGCCGTCCGCCAGATCAGGGGCACCGCCGTCAACCAGCTCCCGAACGTCGGCAACGTCCTCGTGACCGCCGGCACCGGCGTGCCGACCAGCGGTCTCATCCTGTCGGCCGACTAG
- a CDS encoding MaoC/PaaZ C-terminal domain-containing protein, whose translation MIGTALPELSIDLTPTVVVATALATMDYTPVHHDTALARAQGSTDIFLNILTTMGLVERYVTDWAGPAAVIRSIDVKLGVPAYAGDRLTFSGTVVAGEGDRLTVEVRGRVSLGEHATGTVTLEGP comes from the coding sequence ATGATCGGGACCGCGCTGCCGGAGCTGTCGATCGACCTCACGCCCACCGTGGTGGTCGCCACGGCCCTGGCCACCATGGACTACACCCCGGTGCACCACGACACGGCGCTGGCCCGTGCCCAGGGCTCGACGGACATCTTCCTGAACATCCTGACCACCATGGGCCTGGTCGAGCGCTACGTCACCGACTGGGCGGGCCCCGCCGCGGTGATCAGGAGCATCGACGTCAAGCTCGGCGTCCCGGCGTACGCGGGTGACCGTCTGACCTTCAGCGGCACGGTCGTGGCGGGCGAGGGCGACCGGCTCACCGTCGAGGTGCGCGGCCGGGTCAGCCTGGGCGAGCACGCGACCGGCACCGTCACGCTGGAGGGGCCGTGA
- a CDS encoding bifunctional MaoC family dehydratase N-terminal/OB-fold nucleic acid binding domain-containing protein — protein sequence MSGRAMTEEELHELAGKQVALGEVRGAPAADPVNVPMIRHWLTAMGDENPRYLEQGLAPPAMAQVWTMPGLRRGPRERSPVDDMMAALDGSGYTGVVATNCEQTYHRYVRVGERLTPATRFSGLAGPKRTALGVGYFATWNITWYTEDDEPVADMMFRVLKFRPPERKATEPYPLQPAVNQDTAFFWEGVTKGELRVQSCADCGELRHPPGPLCPRCRSTERAYRLAAGTGTLFSYVVHHYPPVPGRQAPFVVGVVELPEGVRIVGNVVDCPVEEVRIGMPLRVTYRRMDDRLVLPMWAPA from the coding sequence ATGAGCGGGCGCGCCATGACGGAGGAGGAGCTGCACGAGCTGGCGGGCAAGCAGGTGGCGCTGGGCGAGGTGCGCGGCGCCCCGGCCGCCGACCCCGTGAACGTCCCCATGATCAGGCACTGGCTGACCGCCATGGGCGACGAGAACCCGCGCTACCTGGAGCAGGGCCTGGCCCCGCCCGCGATGGCCCAGGTGTGGACCATGCCCGGCCTGCGCAGGGGCCCCAGGGAGCGCTCGCCGGTGGACGACATGATGGCCGCGCTCGACGGCAGCGGCTACACGGGCGTGGTGGCGACCAACTGCGAGCAGACCTACCACCGTTACGTGCGCGTCGGCGAGCGGCTCACGCCCGCCACGCGGTTCTCCGGCCTGGCGGGCCCGAAGCGGACGGCGCTGGGCGTCGGGTACTTCGCCACGTGGAACATCACCTGGTACACCGAGGACGACGAGCCGGTCGCCGACATGATGTTCCGGGTGCTGAAGTTCCGCCCACCGGAGAGGAAGGCCACCGAGCCGTATCCCCTCCAGCCCGCCGTCAACCAGGACACCGCGTTCTTCTGGGAGGGCGTGACCAAGGGCGAGCTGCGCGTCCAGTCGTGCGCCGACTGCGGCGAGCTGCGTCACCCGCCGGGCCCGCTGTGCCCGCGCTGCCGCTCCACCGAGCGCGCGTACCGGCTCGCCGCCGGCACGGGCACCCTGTTCAGCTACGTCGTGCACCACTACCCGCCCGTGCCGGGCAGGCAGGCCCCGTTCGTGGTGGGGGTGGTGGAGCTGCCGGAAGGCGTACGGATCGTGGGCAACGTCGTGGACTGCCCCGTCGAGGAAGTGAGGATAGGCATGCCGCTGCGCGTGACGTACCGGCGGATGGACGACCGGCTGGTGCTGCCCATGTGGGCCCCGGCATGA
- a CDS encoding acyl-CoA dehydrogenase family protein: MLIDLTPEQRRLRDELREYFHGCLTAEDRAKIAADPFGGAYMEHCRRLGRDGKLGLGWPKEYGGSGYGPLEQQIFANEIARAGVPYPIITVQTVGPTIMQYGTEKQKEHFLPRILAGECHFAIGYSEPEAGTDLASLRTTAVLDGDHYVVNGQKIFTSGAHYAQYIWLAARTNPAAKKHKGITMMIAATDDPGFSWTPIVTMDGRHHTNATYYSDVRVPADMVVGEVDRGWDLIVNQLNHERVTLGPAGNLGQTYDRFRAWARRTGLDAEPDVRRALARVWAAFRTNELLNWQVAANMDLGWLGAPDASATKIYGSERMQEIGRIVGDILARYGDPSDPETAELLERLDHGVKGAVVLTFGGGVNEVQRELIAMLGLSLPRPPR; encoded by the coding sequence ATGCTCATCGACCTCACCCCCGAGCAGCGCAGGCTCCGCGACGAGCTGCGCGAGTACTTCCACGGCTGCCTGACCGCCGAGGACCGCGCCAAGATCGCCGCGGACCCGTTCGGCGGGGCGTACATGGAGCACTGCCGCCGCCTCGGCCGCGACGGCAAGCTCGGCCTCGGCTGGCCCAAGGAGTACGGCGGCAGCGGCTACGGCCCCCTGGAGCAGCAGATCTTCGCCAACGAGATCGCCCGCGCCGGGGTGCCGTACCCGATCATCACGGTGCAGACCGTGGGGCCGACGATCATGCAGTACGGGACGGAGAAGCAGAAGGAGCACTTCCTGCCGCGCATCCTCGCGGGCGAGTGCCACTTCGCGATCGGCTACAGCGAGCCGGAGGCGGGCACCGACCTGGCCTCGCTGCGCACGACGGCGGTGCTCGACGGCGACCACTACGTCGTCAACGGCCAGAAGATCTTCACCAGCGGCGCGCACTACGCCCAGTACATCTGGCTCGCCGCCCGCACGAACCCCGCGGCCAAGAAGCACAAGGGCATCACCATGATGATCGCCGCCACGGACGACCCCGGCTTCTCGTGGACCCCGATCGTGACCATGGACGGCCGCCACCACACCAACGCCACGTACTACTCCGACGTGCGCGTGCCGGCGGACATGGTGGTCGGCGAGGTGGACAGGGGCTGGGACCTGATCGTGAACCAGCTCAACCACGAGCGCGTCACGCTCGGCCCCGCCGGGAACCTCGGCCAGACCTACGACCGCTTCCGCGCCTGGGCCCGCCGCACCGGCCTGGACGCCGAGCCCGACGTGCGGCGCGCGCTGGCGCGGGTGTGGGCGGCCTTCCGGACGAACGAGCTGCTCAACTGGCAGGTCGCGGCGAACATGGACCTCGGCTGGCTGGGCGCTCCCGACGCCTCGGCCACCAAGATCTACGGCTCGGAGCGCATGCAGGAGATCGGCAGGATCGTCGGGGACATCCTGGCCAGGTACGGCGACCCGTCGGACCCGGAGACGGCCGAGCTGCTCGAACGCCTGGATCACGGGGTCAAGGGGGCGGTGGTGCTGACGTTCGGCGGCGGGGTGAACGAGGTGCAGCGCGAGCTGATCGCCATGCTCGGCCTGAGCCTGCCGAGGCCGCCGCGATGA
- a CDS encoding acyl-CoA dehydrogenase family protein, which translates to MDFNLDETQQDLKKLAAEVLAKEGDKDAAEERLWQAGLMGVCVPEEAGGAGLGPVELAVVLREVGARAATVPALPTLAATLLLARHGTPDQQRRHADKDTGRLTLALREPGRALTGPPATTATPDARHAGDPGWSLTGRKVSVPYPGGAALVTADTGLFLVADPVTAAEFTSTGEPAATIVLDGTPAERVAGPEAVADARRIFTAAVAAQASGVLAGALELTTAYIKQRRQFGRALAEFQAVTMQIADVYIAARALDVAMWSALWRLGEGLPAEEDLALAAYHVSGAYQALYTCQHLHGGLGLDVTYPLHRYFAQARHLSQLLGGADAQLDLIGALV; encoded by the coding sequence GTGGATTTCAACCTGGACGAGACCCAGCAGGATCTGAAGAAGCTGGCCGCCGAGGTCCTCGCCAAGGAAGGCGACAAGGACGCGGCCGAGGAGCGGCTGTGGCAGGCCGGGCTGATGGGCGTGTGCGTGCCGGAGGAGGCGGGCGGCGCCGGGCTCGGGCCGGTCGAGCTGGCCGTGGTGCTGCGTGAGGTGGGTGCGCGGGCGGCCACGGTGCCCGCGTTGCCGACCCTGGCCGCCACGTTGCTCCTGGCCCGCCACGGCACCCCCGACCAGCAGCGCCGCCACGCGGACAAGGACACGGGCCGCCTCACGCTCGCCCTGCGCGAGCCCGGCCGCGCCCTCACCGGCCCGCCCGCCACCACCGCCACGCCGGACGCCCGGCACGCGGGAGACCCGGGGTGGAGCCTGACCGGGAGGAAGGTCTCGGTGCCGTACCCGGGAGGCGCCGCGCTGGTCACCGCCGACACGGGCCTGTTCCTGGTGGCGGACCCGGTGACGGCGGCCGAGTTCACCTCCACCGGCGAGCCCGCCGCCACGATCGTGCTCGACGGCACCCCGGCGGAGCGGGTGGCGGGCCCGGAGGCGGTCGCGGACGCGCGGCGGATCTTCACGGCGGCCGTGGCGGCGCAGGCGAGCGGCGTCCTGGCCGGCGCGCTGGAGCTGACGACCGCCTACATCAAGCAGCGCAGGCAGTTCGGCCGGGCGCTGGCCGAGTTCCAGGCCGTGACGATGCAGATCGCCGACGTCTACATCGCCGCCAGGGCGCTGGACGTGGCGATGTGGTCGGCGCTGTGGCGGCTGGGCGAGGGGCTGCCGGCCGAGGAGGACCTGGCGCTGGCCGCCTACCACGTCAGCGGGGCCTACCAGGCCCTCTACACCTGCCAGCACCTGCACGGCGGCCTCGGCCTCGACGTCACCTACCCGCTGCACCGCTACTTCGCCCAGGCCAGGCACCTGTCCCAGCTGCTCGGCGGCGCCGACGCCCAGCTCGACCTGATCGGAGCGCTCGTCTGA
- a CDS encoding AMP-binding protein, whose protein sequence is MTADTLASLLLARAEDDRPGVVFEGGVCSWREHVAACLAAGARLSALGAGTHAGVLSENVPELVSLIGGAALAGHVVVALNPTRSVDELIRDARATDVDVVLADAPYGGIAQALSEALGVPALPLAPEEHAPAAAASVATVRQVEPAPGDLVMLIFTSGTSGRPRAVRITQRKLAVPGVSLAALLTPEDAVYCSMPLFHSGALMASYAPAVASGAALVLRRRFSASGLLPDIRRYGCTYLHYVGKALSYALATPEQPDDADNPLRIAFGNEGSAVAVRRFGERFGCVVIDAFGSTETAISLTPDPAGPPGCLGRLPEGVRILDPFTGRPCPTARIEDGRLLNPDEAIGELVNTAGLGLFEGYYNDPDADAERIRDGAFWSGDLAYADAGGYVFFAGRGTERLRVDGENLAVAPIEAALREFGGVVEAAVYPVPDPAAGDQVMAALVLEGAFDPGAFTAFLAARRDLGVKAVPRFVRVCRELPQTASHKVIKRHLARDGWRTADPVWVRGPDGLRLLTEADAKGIEEEFVRHGRQHLLET, encoded by the coding sequence ATGACCGCGGACACGCTCGCCTCCCTGCTGCTCGCCCGGGCCGAGGACGACCGGCCCGGGGTCGTGTTCGAGGGCGGGGTGTGCTCGTGGCGCGAGCACGTCGCCGCGTGCCTCGCCGCCGGGGCCCGGCTGTCGGCGCTGGGAGCGGGGACGCATGCCGGGGTGCTCAGCGAGAACGTGCCCGAGCTGGTCTCCCTGATCGGCGGTGCGGCGCTGGCCGGGCATGTGGTCGTGGCGCTGAACCCCACCAGGTCGGTGGACGAGCTGATCCGCGACGCCCGCGCCACCGACGTGGACGTGGTCCTGGCCGACGCGCCCTACGGCGGGATCGCGCAGGCCCTGTCGGAGGCGCTGGGCGTCCCGGCGCTGCCGCTCGCCCCTGAAGAGCACGCACCCGCGGCTGCCGCGTCCGTGGCCACCGTGCGGCAGGTGGAGCCGGCTCCGGGTGACCTGGTGATGCTGATCTTCACCTCCGGCACGTCAGGCCGCCCCCGCGCCGTACGGATCACGCAGCGCAAGCTGGCCGTGCCAGGGGTGAGCCTGGCGGCCCTGCTCACCCCCGAGGACGCCGTCTACTGCTCGATGCCCCTGTTCCACTCCGGCGCGCTGATGGCCTCCTACGCCCCGGCCGTCGCCTCCGGGGCGGCGCTGGTGCTGCGGCGGCGCTTCTCCGCCTCGGGCCTGCTGCCCGACATCAGGCGATACGGCTGTACGTACCTGCACTACGTCGGCAAGGCGCTCTCCTACGCCCTGGCCACCCCCGAACAGCCGGACGACGCCGACAACCCTCTGAGGATCGCGTTCGGGAACGAGGGCAGCGCGGTGGCCGTCAGGAGGTTCGGGGAGCGGTTCGGCTGCGTGGTCATCGACGCCTTCGGCTCCACGGAGACCGCCATCTCGCTCACCCCCGACCCCGCCGGGCCGCCCGGTTGCCTCGGCCGCCTGCCCGAGGGCGTGCGGATACTCGACCCGTTCACCGGCCGGCCCTGCCCGACCGCCCGGATCGAGGACGGCCGCCTGCTCAACCCGGACGAGGCCATCGGCGAGCTGGTCAACACGGCCGGGCTCGGGCTGTTCGAGGGCTACTACAACGACCCGGACGCGGACGCCGAGCGGATCAGGGACGGCGCGTTCTGGTCCGGCGACCTGGCCTACGCCGACGCCGGCGGCTACGTCTTCTTCGCCGGGCGGGGCACCGAGCGGCTGCGCGTGGACGGTGAGAACCTCGCGGTCGCGCCCATCGAGGCGGCGCTGCGCGAGTTCGGCGGGGTGGTGGAGGCGGCGGTGTACCCGGTGCCCGATCCGGCGGCCGGCGACCAGGTCATGGCGGCGCTCGTGCTGGAGGGCGCCTTCGACCCGGGCGCGTTCACCGCGTTCCTGGCCGCGCGCCGCGACCTCGGCGTCAAGGCCGTGCCGCGCTTCGTCCGCGTCTGCCGGGAGTTGCCCCAGACGGCCTCGCACAAGGTCATCAAGCGGCACCTCGCCAGGGACGGCTGGCGCACCGCCGACCCGGTGTGGGTGCGCGGCCCCGATGGGCTGCGGCTGCTGACGGAGGCGGATGCGAAGGGGATCGAGGAGGAGTTCGTACGGCACGGCAGGCAACACCTTTTGGAGACGTAG
- a CDS encoding TetR family transcriptional regulator, which yields MRTTQPPTTAPPSETEGPLDSHPAPGGHSVRTRSQHQRRKRIVQAAAALASRGGVEAMQMRTVAERAGVALGTLYRYFPSKMDLVVAVVGEEIDLLESSIERRPPGAATPSSRAVDVLMRATRGLMREPELADALIRSLILAEVQTPFGDRMTGLLLRVSADGLTLEEASEEQLDLAGSLSSVWVQELLEMLRGRRTYDQIQRRIETAAARLLSGM from the coding sequence ATGCGGACGACGCAGCCCCCCACCACCGCGCCCCCGAGCGAGACCGAGGGACCTTTGGACAGCCACCCCGCGCCGGGCGGGCACAGTGTCCGCACCCGCAGCCAGCACCAACGCCGCAAGCGCATCGTCCAGGCCGCCGCCGCGCTGGCCTCGCGCGGCGGGGTCGAGGCCATGCAGATGCGCACGGTGGCCGAGCGCGCGGGCGTGGCGCTCGGCACGCTGTATCGGTACTTCCCCTCCAAGATGGACCTCGTCGTGGCCGTCGTCGGCGAGGAGATCGACCTGCTGGAGAGCAGCATCGAGCGCCGCCCGCCGGGGGCCGCCACCCCGTCCAGCCGGGCGGTCGACGTGCTGATGCGGGCCACCCGGGGGCTCATGCGCGAGCCGGAGCTGGCCGACGCGCTGATCAGGTCGCTGATCCTGGCGGAGGTGCAGACCCCGTTCGGCGACCGCATGACCGGCCTGCTGCTGCGCGTCTCGGCCGACGGGCTGACGCTTGAGGAGGCCAGCGAGGAGCAACTCGACCTGGCGGGGTCGCTGTCCAGCGTGTGGGTGCAGGAGCTGCTGGAGATGCTGCGCGGCCGCCGCACCTACGACCAGATCCAGCGCCGGATCGAGACCGCCGCCGCCCGGCTGCTCTCCGGCATGTGA
- a CDS encoding dihydrofolate reductase family protein, whose product MRITLTEFVTLDGVSQGPGSPDEDPGEGFTRGGWLVPHLDETFVRRTSGWLDLADGLLFGRRTYEAFARDWPRITDPADPYARRMNTLPKYVVSDTLTEGAWHPTTVLKGDPVETVAELRSRPGRELQIHGSARLGDTLLAAGLIDALRLVVAPTVLRAGRRLLAGQGPASGLRLMHHEATPNGLLLLEYEPVGRASMGTYEGVGAFV is encoded by the coding sequence ATGAGGATCACGCTCACCGAGTTCGTCACGCTCGACGGGGTCAGCCAGGGCCCCGGCTCACCGGACGAGGACCCCGGCGAGGGCTTCACCCGGGGCGGCTGGCTCGTGCCGCACCTCGACGAGACGTTCGTCCGGCGCACCTCCGGCTGGCTCGACCTGGCCGACGGCCTGCTGTTCGGGCGGCGCACCTACGAGGCGTTCGCGCGCGACTGGCCGAGGATCACCGACCCGGCCGACCCGTACGCCCGGCGGATGAACACGCTGCCCAAGTACGTCGTGTCGGACACCCTCACCGAGGGGGCCTGGCACCCCACGACCGTGCTCAAGGGCGACCCGGTGGAAACGGTCGCCGAGCTGCGGTCGCGCCCTGGACGCGAGCTGCAGATCCACGGCAGCGCCCGCCTGGGCGACACGCTGCTGGCGGCGGGCCTGATCGACGCCCTCCGCCTGGTGGTCGCCCCCACGGTGCTGCGCGCCGGCCGCCGCCTGCTCGCCGGCCAGGGCCCGGCGTCGGGCCTGCGCCTGATGCACCACGAGGCGACGCCGAACGGGCTGCTGCTCCTGGAGTACGAGCCGGTGGGCCGGGCGTCGATGGGCACGTACGAGGGCGTCGGCGCCTTCGTCTGA
- a CDS encoding SRPBCC domain-containing protein: MNPDLDLVLERIIRAPRATVWSAWTDPAKLAQWWVPAPSRCRVDRLEVRPGGAFVTRLSDDGAVYAPNLDACFLLVEELERLVFTNAVTSDWRPAIPEPVAMTATVTLTDHPDGTGYRVLVKHGDPESRARHEKLGFAEGWGMVTGQLAAVAEGLAAR, from the coding sequence ATGAACCCCGATCTCGACCTCGTCCTGGAGCGGATCATCCGCGCCCCCCGCGCCACCGTCTGGTCGGCCTGGACCGACCCGGCCAAGCTGGCGCAGTGGTGGGTCCCCGCCCCGTCCCGCTGCCGGGTGGACCGGCTGGAGGTGCGGCCCGGCGGCGCGTTCGTGACGCGGCTCAGCGACGACGGGGCCGTCTACGCCCCGAACCTGGACGCCTGCTTCCTCCTCGTGGAGGAGCTCGAACGCCTCGTGTTCACCAACGCGGTGACCAGTGACTGGCGGCCGGCCATCCCGGAGCCGGTCGCCATGACCGCCACCGTCACCCTGACCGACCACCCCGACGGCACCGGCTACCGGGTCCTCGTCAAGCACGGCGACCCCGAGTCCCGCGCCCGGCACGAGAAGCTGGGCTTCGCCGAGGGCTGGGGCATGGTCACCGGCCAGCTCGCCGCCGTCGCGGAGGGCCTGGCCGCCCGATGA
- a CDS encoding ArsR/SmtB family transcription factor has translation MAQYSAELDGVFVALADPTRRAVVRRLGLGPTSVGELAREFPMTLPSFMKHVRTLESNGLIRTVKSGRVRTCVLNRERLALVDDWLAEQRRIWEERTDRLEQFVTGPEESSP, from the coding sequence ATGGCACAGTATTCGGCGGAGCTGGACGGCGTCTTCGTCGCCCTCGCCGACCCGACCAGGCGCGCCGTGGTCCGCCGCCTCGGCCTCGGGCCCACCAGCGTCGGCGAGCTCGCTCGCGAGTTCCCGATGACGCTCCCCTCGTTCATGAAGCACGTGCGGACACTGGAGTCGAACGGGCTCATCCGCACGGTGAAGTCCGGCCGGGTACGCACGTGCGTGCTCAACCGCGAGCGCCTCGCCCTCGTCGACGACTGGCTCGCGGAACAGCGCCGGATCTGGGAGGAGCGCACCGACCGCCTCGAACAGTTCGTCACCGGCCCGGAGGAGAGCAGCCCATGA
- a CDS encoding sigma-70 family RNA polymerase sigma factor, which translates to MTDKPTNEDFLRLADPMRRELLAHCYRMMGSVHDAEDLVQETYLRAWRGYENFEGRSSLRTWLYRIATTTCLTALDNRAKRPLPTGLGAPSLEASAPLVQDNEVPWLEPVPDALAGVGGDDPASIVTSRESIRLALIAALQHLPPRQRAVLILRDVLKWKAAEVAEAVGTSVAAVNSILQRARAQLSEVSPSLDDPVEPLTQEQRALLDRYVAAFESYDVDGLVDLFTKDAVWEMPPFVGWYQGPETIAELTRTQCPAEKAGDLKLVPVAANGQPAFALYYRRGEVYEQFAIAVLTFSGERIGHVGMFFEQSLFETFGLPAKWEGSETK; encoded by the coding sequence ATGACCGACAAGCCGACGAACGAGGATTTCCTCCGGCTGGCTGACCCCATGCGGCGCGAGCTGCTGGCCCACTGCTACCGCATGATGGGTTCGGTGCACGACGCCGAGGACCTCGTGCAGGAGACCTACCTACGCGCGTGGCGCGGCTACGAGAACTTCGAGGGGCGCTCCTCCCTGCGCACCTGGCTCTACCGCATCGCCACCACCACCTGCCTGACCGCGCTCGACAACCGCGCCAAGCGCCCCCTGCCGACCGGGCTGGGCGCGCCGAGCCTGGAGGCGAGCGCGCCGCTGGTGCAGGACAACGAGGTGCCGTGGCTGGAGCCCGTGCCCGACGCGCTGGCGGGCGTCGGCGGCGACGACCCCGCCTCCATCGTGACCTCGCGCGAGAGCATCAGGCTCGCGCTGATCGCCGCGCTGCAGCACCTGCCGCCCCGCCAGCGGGCCGTGCTCATCCTGCGCGACGTGCTCAAGTGGAAGGCCGCAGAGGTGGCCGAGGCCGTCGGCACCTCCGTGGCGGCGGTCAACAGCATCCTGCAGCGGGCCAGGGCGCAGCTCAGCGAGGTGTCGCCGAGCCTCGACGACCCGGTGGAGCCGCTGACGCAGGAGCAGCGGGCCCTGCTCGACCGCTACGTGGCGGCGTTCGAGAGCTATGACGTCGACGGCCTGGTCGACCTGTTCACCAAGGACGCGGTGTGGGAGATGCCGCCGTTCGTCGGCTGGTATCAGGGCCCCGAGACGATCGCGGAGCTGACCAGGACCCAGTGCCCGGCGGAGAAGGCGGGCGATCTCAAGCTGGTGCCCGTCGCCGCCAACGGCCAGCCGGCCTTCGCCCTCTACTACCGCCGGGGCGAGGTGTACGAGCAGTTCGCGATCGCGGTGCTGACGTTCTCGGGCGAGCGGATCGGCCACGTCGGCATGTTCTTCGAGCAGTCGCTGTTCGAGACGTTCGGGCTGCCGGCCAAGTGGGAGGGTTCCGAAACAAAGTAG
- a CDS encoding steroid 3-ketoacyl-CoA thiolase: MGTPVIVEAVRTPIGKRAGWLSELKPQQVLATALNGLVARSGLDPGAVEQVFAGCVTQAGEQGGHVGRHAWLYAGLPYQTGVTTVDAQCGSSQQAVHLAAALIGAGVIEAGIGCGVEVMSRAPLGSNVRPAQPRPDDWSIDLPDQFTAAERIARRRGLTRERLDWFGARSQHLAGKAWADGRFEREIVPVGEVRRDQGLRETTVAGLGGLKPVAEGGLHTAGTSSQISDGAAAVLVTSEQAARRHGLRPRARILAQALVGAEPYYHLDGPVQATARVLETAGMTIGDIDRFEVNEAFASVVLSWASVHEPDLDRVNVNGGAIALGHPVGATGARLITTALHELERSDSATALITMCAGGALSTATILERIG, from the coding sequence ATGGGCACACCGGTAATAGTCGAGGCCGTTCGCACGCCCATCGGCAAGCGGGCGGGATGGTTGTCGGAGCTCAAACCGCAACAGGTTCTGGCCACAGCGCTGAACGGGCTCGTCGCGCGTTCGGGCCTCGATCCAGGGGCGGTGGAGCAGGTGTTCGCCGGCTGCGTGACCCAGGCCGGCGAGCAGGGCGGTCACGTCGGCCGGCACGCGTGGCTGTATGCCGGGCTGCCCTACCAGACGGGCGTCACCACGGTCGACGCCCAGTGCGGCTCCTCCCAGCAGGCGGTGCACCTGGCGGCGGCGCTGATCGGCGCCGGCGTGATCGAGGCCGGCATCGGATGCGGGGTCGAGGTGATGAGCCGGGCGCCGCTGGGCAGCAACGTGCGCCCCGCGCAGCCCAGGCCCGACGACTGGAGCATCGACCTGCCCGACCAGTTCACCGCCGCCGAGCGCATCGCGCGACGACGCGGGCTCACGCGCGAGCGGCTCGACTGGTTCGGGGCGCGCTCGCAGCACCTGGCCGGCAAGGCGTGGGCCGACGGGCGGTTCGAGCGCGAGATCGTGCCCGTCGGCGAGGTCCGCAGGGACCAGGGGCTGCGCGAGACGACGGTGGCGGGCCTGGGCGGGCTCAAGCCGGTCGCCGAGGGCGGGCTGCACACGGCCGGCACCTCCTCGCAGATCTCCGACGGAGCGGCGGCCGTGCTGGTGACCAGCGAGCAGGCGGCGCGGCGGCACGGGCTGCGGCCCAGGGCCAGGATCCTGGCGCAGGCGCTGGTCGGGGCGGAGCCGTACTACCACCTGGACGGGCCCGTGCAGGCCACGGCGCGCGTGCTGGAGACGGCCGGGATGACGATCGGCGACATCGACAGGTTCGAGGTGAACGAGGCGTTCGCCTCGGTCGTGCTGTCCTGGGCGAGCGTGCATGAGCCCGACCTCGACCGGGTGAACGTCAACGGCGGCGCCATCGCGCTCGGCCACCCCGTGGGCGCCACGGGCGCGCGGCTGATCACCACCGCGCTGCACGAGCTGGAGCGGTCGGACTCGGCGACCGCGCTGATCACCATGTGCGCGGGCGGCGCCCTGTCCACGGCGACCATTCTCGAACGCATCGGCTGA